Proteins encoded within one genomic window of Panicum virgatum strain AP13 chromosome 1N, P.virgatum_v5, whole genome shotgun sequence:
- the LOC120656001 gene encoding RING-H2 finger protein ATL78-like isoform X2, with protein sequence MLHMLHVSLFYSLMIAPEDIIYHKSSELQKCLCRQEKRIEFTWEGRVGVRESITSGGEASMQEGYVLSRRALLLRSYGENAAANQVVAGQEAPPAADVAGSAGNSFDANVVMILAVLLCALICALGLNSIVRCALRCSTRMSSAPGGGARRQQAAGGGGPVCAICLGELEPGERVRVLPKCNHGFHVRCVDRWLLARSTRPTCRQSLFAAPPKGSGCADADADAEPPVRAFLVPLRPEGFVTPYDF encoded by the exons ATGCTTCACATGCTTCATGTCTCATTATTTTACAGCCTCATGATTGCTCCTGAGGATATAATTTACCACAAG AGTTCAGAGTTACAGAAGTGCCTTTGTAGACAGGAGAAACGGATCGAATTCACCTGGGAAGGAAGAGTTGGCGTCAGAGAGAGTATCACGAGTGGAGGTGAAGCAAGCATGCAAGAAGGGTACGTGCTCTCGAGGAGGGCGTTGCTGCTGCGCAGCTACGGGGAGAATGCTGCCGCGAACCAGGTGGTGGCCGGGCAGGAAGCTCCTCCGGCGGCCGACGTCGCCGGGAGCGCCGGCAACAGCTTCGACGCGAACGTGGTCATGATCCTGGCCGTGCTCCTGTGCGCGCTCATCTGCGCGCTGGGGCTCAACTCCATCGTGCGGTGCGCGCTCCGGTGCTCGACCCGGATGTCgtcggcgcccggcggcggcgcgcggcggcagcaggcggcgggcggcggcgggcccgtGTGCGCCATCTGCCTGGGCGAGCTGGAGCCCGGGGAGCGCGTCCGCGTGCTGCCCAAGTGCAACCACGGCTTCCACGTCCGCTGCGTCGACCGGTGGCTGCTGGCGCGGTCCACGCGCCCGACGTGCCGGCAGTCGctgttcgccgcgccgcccaagGGCTCCGGCTGCgctgacgccgacgccgacgccgagccgCCGGTGCGGGCGTTCCTCGTGCCGCTCCGGCCGGAAGGTTTCGTCACGCCGTACGATTTTTAG
- the LOC120656001 gene encoding RING-H2 finger protein ATL78-like isoform X1 — protein MIRQTRSGAIPASAPLIPRKPPLLTHSHPAHFLVLDNLAAFPLAPCLMCKSSELQKCLCRQEKRIEFTWEGRVGVRESITSGGEASMQEGYVLSRRALLLRSYGENAAANQVVAGQEAPPAADVAGSAGNSFDANVVMILAVLLCALICALGLNSIVRCALRCSTRMSSAPGGGARRQQAAGGGGPVCAICLGELEPGERVRVLPKCNHGFHVRCVDRWLLARSTRPTCRQSLFAAPPKGSGCADADADAEPPVRAFLVPLRPEGFVTPYDF, from the exons ATGATCAGGCAGACAAGATCTGGTGCTATACCAGCTAGTGCCCCTCTGATCCCCAGAAAGCCACCACTGTTAACACACTCACACCCAGCTCACTTCCTAGTGCTCGATAACCTTGCGGCCTTTCCATTGGCTCCCTGCCTCATGTGTAAG AGTTCAGAGTTACAGAAGTGCCTTTGTAGACAGGAGAAACGGATCGAATTCACCTGGGAAGGAAGAGTTGGCGTCAGAGAGAGTATCACGAGTGGAGGTGAAGCAAGCATGCAAGAAGGGTACGTGCTCTCGAGGAGGGCGTTGCTGCTGCGCAGCTACGGGGAGAATGCTGCCGCGAACCAGGTGGTGGCCGGGCAGGAAGCTCCTCCGGCGGCCGACGTCGCCGGGAGCGCCGGCAACAGCTTCGACGCGAACGTGGTCATGATCCTGGCCGTGCTCCTGTGCGCGCTCATCTGCGCGCTGGGGCTCAACTCCATCGTGCGGTGCGCGCTCCGGTGCTCGACCCGGATGTCgtcggcgcccggcggcggcgcgcggcggcagcaggcggcgggcggcggcgggcccgtGTGCGCCATCTGCCTGGGCGAGCTGGAGCCCGGGGAGCGCGTCCGCGTGCTGCCCAAGTGCAACCACGGCTTCCACGTCCGCTGCGTCGACCGGTGGCTGCTGGCGCGGTCCACGCGCCCGACGTGCCGGCAGTCGctgttcgccgcgccgcccaagGGCTCCGGCTGCgctgacgccgacgccgacgccgagccgCCGGTGCGGGCGTTCCTCGTGCCGCTCCGGCCGGAAGGTTTCGTCACGCCGTACGATTTTTAG